The Ensifer adhaerens genome contains a region encoding:
- a CDS encoding MerR family transcriptional regulator — translation MDDQIFSIGEVSKLSGVPVRRLRFYSDKGLLPPSTRTESGYRMYSGADLARLDLVLALREAGVSLADIRKILANRTSFTDVLALRLRTLETEIRSKRRIATALRMALRIHEPSPTDLRRLWTVTRISKTEFRAALERFYDDVAGGAPMDAAWKTKMMDAGTPDLPDDPTAEQVDAWAELMEMLSDKAYAAEMRAHMSDLWTQEFDPAAYAQAADATFARVRAAIDHGLGPQSALGREIAADWLAQSARAMKRAPDQVFLDWQLEQYRKHHARSARYQELMAVLQGQAPQAPTGREWSWIIDAMKQLF, via the coding sequence ATGGACGATCAAATCTTTTCGATAGGCGAAGTTTCGAAGCTGAGCGGCGTACCGGTCAGGCGGCTTCGGTTTTACTCGGACAAGGGGTTGCTGCCACCGTCCACACGGACGGAGAGCGGTTACCGCATGTATTCCGGGGCCGACCTGGCGCGGCTGGACCTCGTTCTTGCCCTGCGTGAAGCGGGCGTGAGCCTCGCGGACATCCGCAAGATCCTGGCCAACCGAACCTCGTTTACCGACGTTCTGGCTTTGCGGCTTCGAACGCTCGAAACGGAAATCCGGTCAAAGCGCCGGATCGCCACGGCCTTGAGAATGGCTTTGAGGATCCATGAACCCTCCCCAACGGATCTCAGGAGATTGTGGACCGTGACCAGGATTTCAAAGACGGAATTTCGTGCCGCGCTCGAGCGTTTCTATGATGACGTCGCCGGCGGCGCGCCGATGGATGCGGCGTGGAAGACGAAAATGATGGATGCCGGTACGCCGGACCTGCCGGACGACCCGACAGCCGAACAGGTCGACGCGTGGGCGGAACTGATGGAGATGCTGTCGGACAAGGCCTATGCCGCCGAGATGCGCGCCCACATGTCGGACCTGTGGACGCAGGAGTTCGATCCCGCCGCCTACGCTCAAGCCGCCGATGCCACCTTTGCGCGGGTGAGAGCGGCGATCGACCATGGCCTGGGGCCCCAGTCGGCCCTCGGCAGAGAGATCGCTGCCGACTGGCTGGCGCAGTCGGCAAGGGCGATGAAGCGGGCTCCGGATCAGGTTTTCCTGGATTGGCAGCTCGAACAGTACCGCAAGCACCACGCCCGTTCGGCGCGTTACCAGGAATTGATGGCGGTGTTGCAGGGGCAGGCGCCGCAGGCTCCGACCGGTCGCGAGTGGAGCTGGATCATCGACGCGATGAAGCAGCTTTTCTAG
- a CDS encoding DUF2336 domain-containing protein, whose protein sequence is MFCVQGIIVTDRFRELERPQTGRLKDVVLMATVTGFENLRFPRKSDMKQFAELFEPLFLGSSNEARRQAAAALSQCQQVPETVAALIGGMPIAIAAIFLTRSKAIADRTLITIIRERGPEHAAAIGRRPNLSPLVVDALVEHHNPPGLAARSSAVKAAAAEQASQEDEAASLRTAREEALRREIKALAGARPQNIPQTPSSATMTDVHAALLVRFARSGEIILFSRVLGQALGTRDAQVERILLDISGQLLATSLVALDVDVADAGFVLQALYPHLREPFGETSHAGALIGAMDRTACRAQLDAWLEAEAEDAAPAARHEAYFAENTANDTRHVGPRKVAATSVNGQPQRLFGRRRS, encoded by the coding sequence ATGTTTTGCGTGCAGGGAATTATCGTGACGGATCGCTTTCGTGAGTTGGAAAGGCCACAGACTGGCCGCTTGAAGGACGTCGTCCTGATGGCGACCGTCACCGGTTTCGAAAACCTGCGTTTTCCCCGCAAGTCCGACATGAAGCAATTTGCCGAACTGTTCGAGCCGCTCTTCCTTGGTTCCAGCAACGAAGCCCGCCGGCAGGCTGCAGCCGCCCTTTCGCAATGCCAGCAAGTTCCAGAGACAGTCGCAGCGCTGATCGGCGGTATGCCGATCGCCATCGCGGCAATTTTCCTGACCCGTTCGAAGGCGATCGCGGACCGGACGCTGATAACGATCATCCGTGAGCGCGGGCCGGAACATGCCGCCGCCATTGGCCGCCGCCCGAACCTCTCTCCGCTCGTCGTCGATGCGCTCGTCGAACATCACAACCCGCCGGGACTGGCAGCGCGCAGCAGCGCCGTGAAAGCGGCAGCAGCAGAGCAAGCGAGCCAGGAAGACGAAGCCGCTTCATTGCGTACAGCGCGCGAAGAGGCGCTTCGCCGCGAGATCAAGGCGCTCGCTGGCGCCCGTCCGCAAAATATTCCACAGACGCCGTCGTCCGCGACGATGACAGACGTACATGCCGCTCTGCTCGTGCGTTTTGCGAGGAGCGGCGAAATCATCCTGTTCTCGCGTGTCCTCGGTCAGGCGCTCGGCACCAGGGATGCGCAGGTCGAGCGCATCCTGCTCGATATTTCCGGACAGCTGCTGGCAACGAGCCTGGTCGCACTCGACGTCGATGTGGCCGATGCCGGCTTCGTGCTTCAGGCCCTCTATCCACATCTTCGCGAGCCCTTTGGCGAAACCAGCCATGCCGGCGCCTTGATTGGCGCCATGGACCGCACCGCCTGTCGCGCGCAGCTCGATGCCTGGCTCGAGGCGGAAGCCGAAGACGCGGCGCCCGCGGCAAGGCACGAAGCCTATTTTGCCGAAAATACTGCAAACGACACGCGCCACGTCGGCCCGCGCAAAGTTGCAGCAACGTCCGTCAACGGCCAGCCGCAGCGACTATTTGGCCGCCGCCGCAGCTGA
- a CDS encoding SH3 domain-containing protein: MKKFILRAAAVCALLVAPAIAQAAEGFATANVNMRSGPSTRYPAVSMIPVGESVEIHGCLADLPWCDVSFYGGRGWVAGRYVQADYRRNRVYVEPRYYRPLGIPTVVFQFDNYWDRNYRGRDFYRERDRWRRGPDWVDDRRDSRDWERQRERERRDWERERRSNQRDWERRQRDEDKWRDDEWRRQRTEREDRRDWERRDDGVRVRQDDGTVYERARPAPMVRCQIDDPYCEN, translated from the coding sequence GTGAAGAAATTTATTCTGCGCGCAGCGGCGGTCTGCGCGCTCCTTGTGGCTCCGGCGATTGCGCAGGCTGCCGAGGGCTTTGCTACCGCCAACGTCAACATGCGCTCCGGTCCGAGCACGCGCTACCCGGCGGTGTCGATGATCCCGGTGGGCGAATCAGTCGAAATCCATGGCTGCCTTGCGGATCTGCCGTGGTGCGACGTGTCGTTCTACGGCGGCCGTGGCTGGGTTGCCGGCCGTTATGTCCAGGCCGACTATCGCCGCAACCGCGTCTATGTCGAACCGCGTTATTATCGCCCGCTCGGCATTCCGACGGTTGTCTTCCAGTTCGACAACTATTGGGACCGCAACTACCGCGGCCGCGATTTCTATCGTGAACGCGATCGCTGGCGCCGCGGACCGGATTGGGTCGATGACCGGCGTGATAGCCGCGATTGGGAGCGGCAGCGCGAGCGCGAGCGCCGTGACTGGGAGCGTGAGCGGCGCAGCAATCAGCGCGACTGGGAGCGCCGGCAGCGCGACGAGGACAAGTGGCGCGACGACGAATGGCGCCGTCAGCGGACAGAACGCGAGGATCGGCGTGATTGGGAACGCCGCGACGACGGCGTGCGCGTGCGGCAGGACGACGGCACCGTCTATGAGCGCGCCCGTCCGGCTCCGATGGTTCGCTGCCAGATCGACGATCCCTACTGCGAGAACTGA